DNA sequence from the Actinacidiphila yeochonensis CN732 genome:
CCCCGCGGCCCACCCCCACGACCCGCGCCGCCCGTACCCGAGCCGGGGCGCCCGTACCGGAAGCGCCGCGCGGCAACATCAGGGCGCGGCTGACCAGCTTCGTCGGCCGGGAGGGCGACCTGGCCGCGATCCGCTCCGACATGGCCGCCGCCCGGCTGGTCACGCTCACCGGCCCCGGCGGCTCGGGCAAGACCCGTCTTGCCCAGGAGGCCGCGGACACCATGGCCGGGGCCTTCCCCGACGGGGTGTGGCTGGCCGAACTCGCGCCGCTCGACAGCCCCGACGCCATCGCGAACGCCGTGCTGAGCGCGCTCGGCCGGCGCGACTCCGTGGTGTTCGGCACGTCCCGTGACGGCCTGACCGCCGACCCGCACCCCGACGACCCGGTGGAGCGGCTGGTGGAGCACTGTGCCGACCGGGCGCTGCTGCTCGTCCTCGACAACTGCGAGCACCTGATTGCCCCCGCCGCCCAGCTCGCCGCGGAGCTGCTGGCGCGCTGCCCCCGGATGACGGTGCTGGCCACCAGCCGGGAGCCGCTGGGGGTGCCCGGCGAGGTCGTCCGCCCGGTCGAACCGCTGCCGCCGGACACCGCCTACCGCCTCTTCGCCGAACGCGCCCGCACCGCCCGCCCCGGCGCCCTCCGCGGTGACGCGTCCGGAACGGGCCGGGGCTGGGGCTCGGGAAGCGCCGGCCCGGCAGGCCCGGCAGGCCCGGCAGACCCGGCCACGGGCTCCGGCGTGGACGCCGGCGGCCACGACGCCGACACCGACGACGAGGCGGCGGCCGTCCGGGAGATCTGCCGCCGCCTGGACGGGCTGCCGCTGGCCATCGAGCTGGCCGCGGCGCGGCTGCGGGCGCTGTCGCCGCGCCAGATCGCCGACCGGCTGGACGACCGCTTCCGGCTGCTCACCGGTGGCAGCCGCACCCTGCTGCCGCGCCAGCAGACGCTGCGGGCGGTCGTCGACTGGAGCTGGGACCTGCTGGACGAGCCGGAGCGCCGCACGCTGCGGGCGCTCAGCGTCTTCGCCGGCGGCTGCACGCTGGCCGGGGCCGAGGCGGTGTGCGGGCCCGAGGCGCTGGACACGGTGGTGCAGCTGGTGGACAAGTCGCTGGTGGTGGCCGTCCACGATCGGGCCGGCGGTACCCGCTACCGGATGCTGGAGACCATCCACGAGTACGCGGCCGGACGCGCCGCCGAACGGCCCGAGCAGCGCGCGGCGGCCGCGGCCCGGCACACCGCGTACGTCCGCGAGCTGACCGGCACGGTGGACCCGGGGCTGCGCGGCGCCGACCAGTTGCGCTGGTTCGCCGTGCTGGAGGCGGAGCTGGACAACGTCCGGGCCGTCCTCCAGCGCGCGGTGGACGACGGCGCCGAGGACGACGCGCTCGCCGTGGCGCTGGCGATGGGCTGGTTCTGGTGGCTGCGCGGCTACCGCGACGAGGCCGCCGGGTGGATGGCCCGGGTGAGCGGCATGGCCGGGCTCCAGCCGTGGGAGCGGCCGGGCCACCCCTTGTACTGGCAGCGGCTCGACCTGCTCCTGCTGCTGTTCTTCGTCAGCAACGAGACCTCCGACGAGGAGAGGTGGACGACCTCGGAGGCGGCGGAGACCGCGGACCGGCTGAGCGCCGCCTACCGGAGTGCGGGCCCGCGGGCGGCCCGCTTCCCCGGGTTGATGTGGCCGTTCACCGCCTATCTGAGCGCCGGCTCGGCCCCCGCCGCGATCCGCGGGCTGACCGACCTGACGGTCGCCTGCTGCCGCGAGTACGGCGGGGAGTGGGAGCTGGCGGTGGCGCTGATGTTCCGGGTGCACGTCGCGGTCGACTCGCCCGGCGGCCTGGACAGCACGGAGGAGGACTGGGCGGAGCTCCAGGAGCTCAGCGGCCGGCTCGGCGACCGCTGGATTCTCAGCCAGCTGCACGGCGCCCGCGCCGAGATCGACGTCGCGCGCGGCCGCTACGCCGAGGCCCGCGGCCACCTGGAGCGCTCCTACCGGCTGGGCCAGGAGCTGGGCGCGTTCAGCGAGGGCGCCTTCGTACTGGGCCGGATGGCCGAACTGGCGCACCGGGAGGGCGACGACACCGAGGCCGAGCGGCTGCTGGTCCGGGCCGACGACGCGGCCGAGCGGTACGCGGTCCCGGACGTGCGGACGTACCTGCGCTTCCTGTCGGCGCTGCTGCGGCTGCGGCGGGGCGACCTGGTGGCGGCGCGGCGGCTGTACGGACTGGCCGTCGGGCACGTCGCCGACGGGACGCCGCCGCCCATGTTCCACGTGATGCTGCGTGGTCTGGACGCCCGGCTGACGGCCGCCGAGGGCGACCGGGTGGCGGCGCTGGCGGTGGCGGTGTCGGCGGTTCGGATGGCCTTCGACGTCCACTGCACCGAGGCCGTCGCGGCCGCGCAGCTGGACACGGCGGCGGAGCTGCTGGTCGAGCTGGGCGACCCGGGCGGCGCGATGCGGTTGGCGGGGGCCGCCGACACGCTGCGCGGGCCGCTGCCGCGCAGCCGGCCGGAGCAGGAGGCGGACCGGGCGGTGCGGGAGGCCGCGGTCGCCGCGCTGTCCGTGGCGGAGGTCGAGCGGGAGCGGGCCGTGGGCGCCGCCCTGGACTGGGAGGCGGCGGTGCGGCTGGTCACGGAGCTGGCCGAGGCGTACGAGGAGCGGGACGGGAACCGCGCCGGCCCCGGTGGCCGCCCGGCGGCCGGAGGCGCCCCCGCGTAGCCCCGCCCGTGTGTCCTGCTTCCCCGCACGCCTCTGCGCGCTGTCCGCCGCGCACGTGGCGATTCGCGGGCCGCGCGGAGTCCGTGCCTCGGCCGGCGGCCGGGAATCGGGGGCCCGGAGGGGGAATACCGCAACGGCCTTGGGCGTTGCGCCTCCGAACGGCAGAACGATCGAAGGTTCAACCGGGTAGCTCGGGGGCCGCGGAGCCGTGCCGGGCGGGGGACCGACCAGTCGGCGCGACCGCCGGCGCGACCAGGAGCGAGGCAGCACACCGTGAAAGTTGAGATCTACAGCGACATAGCGTGCCCGTGGTGCTACGTGGGCAAGGCGCGCTTCGAGCGGGCGCTGTCCGCGTTCCCGCAGGCCGAGGCGGTCGAGGTGGTCTACCGGCCGTTCCAGCTCGACCCGACCGCGCCGCTGGAGCCGCGGCCGCACCGCGAGGCGCTGGCCGCCAAGTTCGGGCAGCAGGCCGCCGCCATGGACGACCGGCTGACGCAGCTGGGCGCCGCCGAGGGCCTGGCCTTCGACTTCGACACCGTCGTGGAGAACAACTCGCTGCTCGCCCACCGGCTGCTGCGCTTCGCCCTGGACGAGCACGGTGCCGCCGCCCAGGTGCGGCTCAAGGGCGAGCTGATGCGCGGGCACTTCGCCGAGGGGCTGGACATCGGCGACACCGAGCAGCTCGCGGACGCCGCCGAGGCCGCCGGCCTGGACCGGGCCGCCGTCACCGCCTTCCTCGCCGGCGACGCCCTCACCGAGGAGGTCCGCGCCGACCTCGACGAGGCGCACGAGCTGGGGATCAGCGCGGTGCCCACGTTCGTCTTCGAGGGCAAGTGGGCCGTCCAGGGCGGGCAGGAGACCTCGGTCTTCCTCCAGGCCCTGGAGCAGGTGGGCCGGGAGACCGCGGCGGCCGGCGCCCCGGAGGCGGCCGCGGACGGCGACGACGCCTCCTGCGCCGACGGCGCGTGCGCGGTTCCGCCGCGCGCCTGAGCGGCGGCGGGCACCGCGCCCGCCCCCGGCGCTGATGCGCCTACCGCAGTGACACCGACGCCCGTGGGGCGGCGGGCACCGACGTGCCCGCCGCCCCACGGGCGTTTCGCGGCTACTGGCAGGTGATCACGGAGTCCGCCCAGTCCGCGAGGCCCGCCAACCCGAACGGGAAGGTGCCGCGGACCGGGCGGACGACGAGCGTGACCGTCCGCAGGCCGTCCAGGCCGACGTGCACGGGGACGGCGGGGTCGCCCGGGTGGAGCGGTGGCGAGGTCCACAGCGGGGTGCCGTCGCCGAGCACCGAGAAGCGCACGGCACCCGACCTGACCAGCGGCGTCGCCGCCGGGGCGAGGTCGTCGACACCGGCCTCCGCGTCGTAGGCGGTGCACGCGCGGTTGAGGGCGATGGTGACCGTGGACGGCGCGTGCACGGTGATGCCGTGGCGGTAGCGGGTGCCGCCGACGGACAGGTACGAGCGGTCCCACCACCAGCTCTCCGGGCCGCCGTGCCGCAGGATGGCCGGGCTGTCCGAGCCGTCCCCCGGCCACCCGGCGGGAAGGGCACTCACCAGGTAGGTGGTGGTCGGCGCCGGAGGTGGCGGGGCGGGGGTCGTCGGAGGCGGAGTCGGCGTCGGGGTGGGTGTGGGTGTGGGCGCTGACGGCGGGCTCTGCGTCGGCGTCGGCGTCGGGGTGGGCGCCGGCGGCGGTTCGGCGGCCGGTGCCGCGGACGTGGCCGGCGCGGGGGAGGGGGCTGCCGCCGCGGGCGGCGGTACGGGCGCCGCCGGCTGAGCGGTGGACGGGGCCGGCTTCGGCGCGGGCGCCCCGGCGACCGGTGGACTCGCCGCGGGCTGGGCGTGCGGGACCGGATGCCTGGCGTCGCCACCGGTGAGGGTGAGCGCGAGGGCGGTCGCCGCCGCGGCGACCACCACGGCCGCCGCGACCCCGACCTTCACGGGCGCGCCGATGCCCTCGGCGGCGGCGGCCGCCCGCCCGCGCCCCCGCCGTACCGCCGCTCCCGGAGGCCGCGGCGGCCGCGCCGCCGACCGCCGCGCCCGCGGCGCCGCCGCCCGCCACCACGGCACCCGCGGCCTTTGCGGCGTAAGCCGCCGCGAACCAGCCGATGTACGCGACCGGCAGCAGACCCTTGAGCGCGGAGTTGAGGTCCGCCAGCTCCAGGGAGGCCGCCGTGCAGCGCGGGCACTCCTTGAGGTGGCGGTTGAGCTCGCGGTCGGCGCGCATCCGCAGGCCGCCGCGGGCGTGGGCGCCGAGCCGGTCCGCGTAGCGGGCGCACTCGCCCTCGGCGGTGAGCGCCTCGCTGACGTGGGCCTGGAGGTACGCCTGGCGCAGTCCCTCGCGGGCGCGGTGGGCGAGTACCGCCGTGGCGTTGGGCGTCAGCCCCAGCAGCGGCGCGATGTCGCTGGGCGACTCCTCCTCCACCGCGGTGTGCCACAGCACCGTCTGCCACCGCTCGGGCAGCGCGCGGAAGGCGCGGATCGCCAGCGAGCGCTCGGCCTCGCGCATGGCGAAGACGTCGGCACCCACGTCGGCGCGCCGGGCGGTGGCCTCGGCACCGGCTGCGGTGACGGCGAACACCGCGAAGTCCTCGACCAGGTGCTCGCGGCGGGCGGTGCTGCCCCAGGCGGCGGCGACCCGCCGGACGGTGGTGAGCAGGTAGGCGCGTACCGCGGACCGGGGGCCGCTGCCGCCCCGGACGGCCTGGAGGGTGCGGGCGAAGACCTCGCCGGTGAGGTCCTCGGCGGTGTGGGCGTCGCGGCAGCAGGTGCGGGCATAGCGGCGAACGGCGTCGACGTGCCGGCGGTACAGCTCGCCGTACGCGCTGTCCCGGCCAGCCCGGACCTGGTCCACCAGCTCGGCGTCGGACAGCGCCGGGCCGTCCGCCGGCTCCGGCCCGCCGCCGGGATGGCCGGCCGGCTCGTCGTCGTCGGCGGGCGCGGGCGAGGGGGCCGGTACGGGAACGGCGCCGGGCGCGCTCCCCTGGGCGGGGACGGTCTCGGCGGGCCGACCGGCGGACCGGCCGGCGGAAGGGTCCGTGGCGGGCGGCCGCAGCGTGGACCCGCGCGGCTCCCGCCCCGTCCCCGTCCCTGTCGCGGGTCCAGACCCGGTGCCCGGTCGGTCCGGGCCCGCTGCCGTCGGTGAACCGATCGCCCGCGCGGGGCGCCCCAGGACGCGCTCGGGCACGGAACCGCCGCCCGGACCGCCGCCCTGCGGTGGAACCGATGGCACGTCAGAAGCCATGGCGGTGAGGCCCGCTGTCGCGCCCGGGTCCGGGCCGCCCGTATCTGACGGGGTGTCGCCCGCGGTGTCGGCGTCCGGTGCCGGGTCGGCCCAGGCGTCGCCCCGTGCCTCGCCCCGGGTGTCGCTCCGCGCGTCGGTGCGGCTTTCGGGCCGGACGACCCGCTCGCGCTGCTCCGGAACCCATCGCGCCGGCTCCGCCCCGCCCGCGGCCGAGTCCGCCGAAGCGGGACCCGGCTCGCCGTTCACCTCATCCACGCGCCAAGACTGGCACACGGAAGGGGTGTTGGTCCGGTCCAACGGACGGAACCACCCGTCCGTGGGCCGGACCGTTCACCCTTCCCGTACGGTTCCCGGTCCCCCGCGGTCAGCCGACCGGCCCCGCCTCCAACGAGGCCGCGCCGGGGCCCGCCAGCGGCTCGGCGGGCCGGGAGCGCAGCCCGTCGAGCAGGATGTCGAGCAGCCGCCCGGAGGCCGCCGCGTGCTGGGCGGCGTCCGGCAGCGCGGGCGCCGCGGCGGCGATCACCAGCAGCACGTCGGCCACGGAGACGTCCAACCGCAGCTCACCCGCCGTACGGGCGCGTTCGACCAGTTGTCCGACGACGTCGAGCAGGGTGCCCACGCCGCCGTCGTCGTCGTGCTGGTGCTCGGTGTGGGCGCGCCCGGCCGGATCGGCGAACGCGTCCGCAGGGTGGGCGGCCGCGGCCACCGCGTCCCGCGTCCCGGAACCGTTGCCGGACCCGCCCGGCGCCCCGCCCGCGACGGTGCCCGCCAGGGCGTCCGGAACGCGCTGCCCGGGCACCCGAGCCGCCTCGGAGTCGCGGTCCGAAGGCACGTCCGGCCTTCCGACCTGGCTTCTGTCAGGGCCGCCGCCCGGGTCCTGATCCACCCGCAGCACCTGCGGCGGCAGCAGCCGGCCGGCGCCCGACGCGGCCGAGGAGCGCAGGAAGCGGGCCAGTGCGGCCCACGCCTCCTCCTCCTGCCCGAGCGCGGTGCGCGCCTGGTCGGTCAGCCGCGCGGTCTCCTCCTGCGCGATCCGCCGGACCAGCACGTCCTTGCTCGGGAAGCGCCGGTAGACGGTGCCGACCCCGACGCGGGCGCGGCGTGCCACGTCCTCCATCGGAGCGCCGTACCCGAGCTCACCGAACACCTCGCGGGCAGCCCGCAGCACGTGTTCGAGGTTGCGTTGGGCGTCCACCCGCAGCGGAGCCGGCCGGCTCACCGGCTGCCCGTCGGAAGCGGACGCCGAAGCACGCTGAGAGTCGTGAATGTGCATTTGTCCCATCCCCCGGAAATTCCAAAGTCTCCCCCCGGAGACTCCCCACCCATGGTGAAGATCACCGCGCGGGTCCGCGCGGGTACT
Encoded proteins:
- a CDS encoding TetR/AcrR family transcriptional regulator; the protein is MHIHDSQRASASASDGQPVSRPAPLRVDAQRNLEHVLRAAREVFGELGYGAPMEDVARRARVGVGTVYRRFPSKDVLVRRIAQEETARLTDQARTALGQEEEAWAALARFLRSSAASGAGRLLPPQVLRVDQDPGGGPDRSQVGRPDVPSDRDSEAARVPGQRVPDALAGTVAGGAPGGSGNGSGTRDAVAAAAHPADAFADPAGRAHTEHQHDDDGGVGTLLDVVGQLVERARTAGELRLDVSVADVLLVIAAAAPALPDAAQHAAASGRLLDILLDGLRSRPAEPLAGPGAASLEAGPVG
- a CDS encoding BTAD domain-containing putative transcriptional regulator, giving the protein MDGVRYSVLGVTEARADTGALVPLGGARVRAVLTVLAAHAGRPVAPDTLIGEVWGGEPPADALGALQALVARLRRALGREAVRSEPGGYRLDVPRAAVDLFAFEALVAAGERELREDRAEAAAATLTRALDLWRGPALADLPEREAPAARAEALRLSAQRLRFEAELRLGRAAALLPALREAAAEHPLDESFHAQLITALRDAGRPADALMAYEQARTVLADTLGADPGPRLRALHAELLRQPDVPPADDRPAASPRPTPTTRAARTRAGAPVPEAPRGNIRARLTSFVGREGDLAAIRSDMAAARLVTLTGPGGSGKTRLAQEAADTMAGAFPDGVWLAELAPLDSPDAIANAVLSALGRRDSVVFGTSRDGLTADPHPDDPVERLVEHCADRALLLVLDNCEHLIAPAAQLAAELLARCPRMTVLATSREPLGVPGEVVRPVEPLPPDTAYRLFAERARTARPGALRGDASGTGRGWGSGSAGPAGPAGPADPATGSGVDAGGHDADTDDEAAAVREICRRLDGLPLAIELAAARLRALSPRQIADRLDDRFRLLTGGSRTLLPRQQTLRAVVDWSWDLLDEPERRTLRALSVFAGGCTLAGAEAVCGPEALDTVVQLVDKSLVVAVHDRAGGTRYRMLETIHEYAAGRAAERPEQRAAAAARHTAYVRELTGTVDPGLRGADQLRWFAVLEAELDNVRAVLQRAVDDGAEDDALAVALAMGWFWWLRGYRDEAAGWMARVSGMAGLQPWERPGHPLYWQRLDLLLLLFFVSNETSDEERWTTSEAAETADRLSAAYRSAGPRAARFPGLMWPFTAYLSAGSAPAAIRGLTDLTVACCREYGGEWELAVALMFRVHVAVDSPGGLDSTEEDWAELQELSGRLGDRWILSQLHGARAEIDVARGRYAEARGHLERSYRLGQELGAFSEGAFVLGRMAELAHREGDDTEAERLLVRADDAAERYAVPDVRTYLRFLSALLRLRRGDLVAARRLYGLAVGHVADGTPPPMFHVMLRGLDARLTAAEGDRVAALAVAVSAVRMAFDVHCTEAVAAAQLDTAAELLVELGDPGGAMRLAGAADTLRGPLPRSRPEQEADRAVREAAVAALSVAEVERERAVGAALDWEAAVRLVTELAEAYEERDGNRAGPGGRPAAGGAPA
- a CDS encoding DsbA family oxidoreductase, with translation MKVEIYSDIACPWCYVGKARFERALSAFPQAEAVEVVYRPFQLDPTAPLEPRPHREALAAKFGQQAAAMDDRLTQLGAAEGLAFDFDTVVENNSLLAHRLLRFALDEHGAAAQVRLKGELMRGHFAEGLDIGDTEQLADAAEAAGLDRAAVTAFLAGDALTEEVRADLDEAHELGISAVPTFVFEGKWAVQGGQETSVFLQALEQVGRETAAAGAPEAAADGDDASCADGACAVPPRA